GGCGCAGCGGTTCCAATTCCGGGTACTTGTGGAGGTTTCGTTTGACGTAGCCCAGCACACGAGGAATATCCGGCAGAAATTTGGGGTTGCGTTTGACGCGATCGATATAGACGAATCGGCCGGCGGCCTTGAGATTTCGTTGGATGCTGGTGAGATCAAACAAACGGCGAAACGAAGCGCGATTGGCCCAGACGACGCGCCGCGCGGCCATCCGGTCCAGATAGTAGCCCACCAACTCGTCCACCAGCGACTCGTCAAGCTCGATGTACGCGTCCCGCAGCAGTGACGCCAAATCGTAGGTCGCCGGCCCCATCAACGCGTCCTGAAAATCGATCACCCCCAACCGCTCCCCATCGACCATCAGGTTTCGCGAGTGGTAATCCCGATGCACGAAGACGCGCGGCTCCCCGGCTAGGAGATCGGCAATGCGCTCGAACTCCTGGCGAATCGCGATCCAATCGTCCGAACACATCGGCTTTCCACGCCGCGCGACCACTCCGTACTCCAGAAAATGATCGAACTCCCACATCAGCAACGGAACGTCAAATCGGCGATGAAAGGCCACGCAGCCCACATCGACCGGCGCCGTGGCTTCCATCTGGAACCGAACCATCACATCGATAGCCTGCTTATAGCGCGACTCCAGCGTCGCGGGATCTGCCGTACGGGCCGCTTCCGCAAGTGTCACGTCGCCGAAATCCTCAAGGTACAGGAGGCCGGCGTCCACGTCGTAATAATAGAGCATCGGCACCGGCACGTCCGCTTTCGCCAGGTGCGCGAGGACGTTCACAAAGGGCAACTCGTCGATTTCCTTGCTCGTGCCGCTGACCGCTTCCTCGGACTGTTTGAATCCCTCCGCTTGGGCCAATTGCATGATGATCGCGGAATGCGGCGGCCCGCCGTTGAGCACCGCGCGATAATAGCGGCGATTCGACGCATCACCGGCCAACGGTCGGATCTCTCGCAACGCCAGGCCGGGGGCAAGATACGTTTGAACCGTCCGCGCCACGTGGGACGGATCGGGAGGAAGGGGCGAAACCGGGGCAGGAGGAGCCGAATGAACCTTCGACATACGGAGGCGATTATATCCGTGATCGCTCCGTCTGTCACGAAGGGCGGCTGAATCTCGCAATATCGCCTTCTCAAAACGTTTGAGCCAATCCGGTTATTCTTCGGTCAAGACAGATCGACCCATCACTCTTCACGATGATGACGGGCCACCAGATCAGTCCGACCTGCACAACCGGATGCGGGGCACCAGCGCGCAAGCACCGCTGCGAGCGTTTGGGCATGAACAGGTTTGCTGACAAAGTCATCCATGCCGGCGGCAAGACACGCCGCCCGATCATCCACCGCCACATTGGCCGTCATCGCAATAATGGGGAGGCGGACGCCGCGCGCCTCCTGCCGACGAATCTCCGCCGCGGCCCGCAACCCATCCATGACCGGCATTTGACAATCCATCAAAACCATCGCGTAGCTGACACGCGACACCGCCTCAACCGCCTCACGGCCATTTGACACCACATCCACTCGATAGCCCATCTTCTCGAGCATCCGCACAGCCACTTTTTGATTCACAACATTGTCCTCGGCAAGCAGAATGCGTGGGCAGTCCCGCATTCGAGCTTCAGCTAGGCTATGCCGTGTAATAAGGTTGGAGGCGGGAACGTAGTGTCCCGAATTACCTTCAACCGTCATGGACGCTGGAGCAACATTCAGCACAGCCGCCAGACACTCTCGGAGCTGCGTCTCACGGACCGGTTTGGTCAGATAGGCCACGCAGCCGGCGTCGCGTGCAAGAACGGCGTCACCGCGTTGCCCTCGAGAGGTCAGCAAGACAAGCCGAGTGGCGGCAAGCAGGGGGTCGGCTTTGACCGCCTTTGCCAAATCCAGCCCGCTCATCCCCGGCATGTGGGAATCTATAATTGCAACGTCGCAACCTTGATGACAACGCGCCGCATCACGTAACAGTTGAAGAGCTTGGTGTCCATTCTCCGCCGAGAGACATGAGGCACCCCATTTCTCTGCATAGAGCTCGATGACACGACGGTTGGTGGCATGATCGTCGACGACGCACAATCGGCATCCCTTGAGATTCGTTACAGTCGTATTGAAAGGAGGCAGCGTCGTTGGCGTCACTTGAAACTGAACCGTGAACCAAAATGTACTGCCTTTCCCCACCCGACTTTCCACACCAATCTGCCCGTCCATGAGTCGCACGAGCTGTTTGCAGATCGCCAAACCCAGTCCCGTACCGCCGTATTTGCGGGTGGTTGAACTGTCGGCTTGGACAAATGGCTGAAACAGACGTCGTTGGGCTTCCGCTTCAATGCCAACGCCCGTATCAGCGACTTCAAACCGCACGATAGCCTCATTGTCAGTGCGCCGAACCAAGCCGACGGTGACGACGACTTCCCCTTGCCCTGCAAACTTGATGGCATTGCCGATGAGATTCAAAAGGATCTGCCGCAGTTTCCCGGGATCTCCGCGCAGAGCGGTCGGAACATCCGCATGAAAGAGACAGGCGAGGTTCAACCCTTTGTCGGCGGCCCTTTCAGCCAGGAGATCGACCACCCCCTCCGTTGTCGCGCGCAAGTCGAAATCTATGGATTCAAGGGTCAGTTTGCCCGCTTCGCCCTTGGAAAAGTCGAGGATATCGTTGATGATCGCAAGCAGATGCCGGCCACAGTCGCGGATCGTTTCGGCAAACTCCCGCTGCTCAGCGGTCAGCTCCGTGTCCAGCAGCAGATCCGTCATGCCGATGACGCCGTTCATAGGTGTACGGATTTCGTGACTCATGGTCGCCAGAAAATCGCTCTTCGCCCGCGCGGCGGCCTCCGCTGACTCCTTCGCTGCCAGCAATTCCCGCTCCGCTCGTCTCTGTCGAGTCATATCGCGTATAACCGTGATCATGAGCAAGCCGCCGGAGAGCTCCGCATGGCTGAGTCTGATTTCAGCCGGAAACTCAATTCCGTTGCGTCTGCGCCCCACCGAGTCAAATCCGTCACGTATTGATCTGATCGTCGGTGACGTCGCGTAGGAAGTACGGTGGGCGCGATGTTTGACGCGAAATTGTTCGGGCACCACCATCTCGATCGGTTGCCCCGCCAGTTCGTCCGGGGGAAAACCGAACAATCGCTCGGCCTGACGATTGCTCAACACGATCCGCCCCTCGCTGTCGGTGACGAGGATGGCATCGGGTGCCGCCTCGATGAGATGCTGAAACTTGCGCTCCGCGTCTTGCGCCCGCCCCCGTTCTTCAGCCGCCGCTGCGTACGATTCATGCTGGCGGCGTACACTCCACAAGAGCGCTCCCACCAACGGAAGAATCATCCCACCCCCCGCAAGACCGATTTTTGTTATGGTTGTCCGAATGGGGGCCAGGAGATCATCGCGATCCACCCGCACAAGGATCCCCCACCGAAACGCGTCGAGTTCTTCTATCCCTTTCGTCATCGCATAGCCGGTGACGACGTCCACCTGTCTGCGCAGATGTCGTTCTTCAATAAATCCGGGAGGGGCCGAATCAAACAATTGCGCGGAAGGCAATCCCTTCCGTTTTAAATTGACCGTTCCTTCTTCCCGCAGATGCGAATCCGCGATGACTTCTCCCTCGCGATTCAGAAATTGGTACTCGATCCGCACGGTCGATCCCCATTGCGCTTGTAAGGCAGTCACGGTTCGCGCGAAACAATCTTCCAACACTGCAAGCGAAATCTCCTCGGTCACGGCTCCAAGAAATTCACCGGACGGTCCTTTGATCGGCGCGGTCAGTGAAGCTACAATGGCGCCCCCTAAGTCCTCGGATGGTCGAGGTTCCATCGCCACAACCCTTCCTTCGTCTCTTACAGACCGAAACCACGGTTGCTGTTCTTTGCTCTGGCCAAGACGACCCTCGTCCGTTGCCGCAATGATTCGGCCTCTCGCGTCAACAGCGGCAAGCCATTCATAGACCGCATAGGTATCGGCCATCCATCGCAAATGTTCCGCTATCGCCATCACGTCGCCTTCTTGAAAGGGTCGAGACCGTGCCAGCATTTGAATATCGCCGTACCGTTCGGCCATCTGAAGATCCAGCTTGCCCGCAATATCGACCGCCGCCAACGCGAGACTCTCGCCCGCGGCCGCCACGAACCGATCTTCAATGATACGAAGAACAACGCCGCCTACCAGAAGGGCAACGAGCAGGCTGCCGACGGTCAGAACCGGCGACCACCGAGGAGGATTGAGGAGCCCTGATCGCCAAGAACGGCTCCGTGGAGGACCCACCTTGCTGAAATCAGTCGAGAACCGCCTCGTGTCAAGAACAGAGGCATCTCCTGCACGGTCTCCTTGTTTCTGCGTTACCAGATCATCGGCTCCGCCGGAGAAGGGCTCCCTTATCATGACGACTCCCCGCCTGCGCGCAGATGAACGTCTTTACTTCCCATGGGGCAAACCGTTGCGCCA
This sequence is a window from Candidatus Nitrospira inopinata. Protein-coding genes within it:
- a CDS encoding aminoglycoside phosphotransferase family protein — encoded protein: MSKVHSAPPAPVSPLPPDPSHVARTVQTYLAPGLALREIRPLAGDASNRRYYRAVLNGGPPHSAIIMQLAQAEGFKQSEEAVSGTSKEIDELPFVNVLAHLAKADVPVPMLYYYDVDAGLLYLEDFGDVTLAEAARTADPATLESRYKQAIDVMVRFQMEATAPVDVGCVAFHRRFDVPLLMWEFDHFLEYGVVARRGKPMCSDDWIAIRQEFERIADLLAGEPRVFVHRDYHSRNLMVDGERLGVIDFQDALMGPATYDLASLLRDAYIELDESLVDELVGYYLDRMAARRVVWANRASFRRLFDLTSIQRNLKAAGRFVYIDRVKRNPKFLPDIPRVLGYVKRNLHKYPELEPLRRRLAPYVPELQ
- a CDS encoding response regulator; its protein translation is MGPPRSRSWRSGLLNPPRWSPVLTVGSLLVALLVGGVVLRIIEDRFVAAAGESLALAAVDIAGKLDLQMAERYGDIQMLARSRPFQEGDVMAIAEHLRWMADTYAVYEWLAAVDARGRIIAATDEGRLGQSKEQQPWFRSVRDEGRVVAMEPRPSEDLGGAIVASLTAPIKGPSGEFLGAVTEEISLAVLEDCFARTVTALQAQWGSTVRIEYQFLNREGEVIADSHLREEGTVNLKRKGLPSAQLFDSAPPGFIEERHLRRQVDVVTGYAMTKGIEELDAFRWGILVRVDRDDLLAPIRTTITKIGLAGGGMILPLVGALLWSVRRQHESYAAAAEERGRAQDAERKFQHLIEAAPDAILVTDSEGRIVLSNRQAERLFGFPPDELAGQPIEMVVPEQFRVKHRAHRTSYATSPTIRSIRDGFDSVGRRRNGIEFPAEIRLSHAELSGGLLMITVIRDMTRQRRAERELLAAKESAEAAARAKSDFLATMSHEIRTPMNGVIGMTDLLLDTELTAEQREFAETIRDCGRHLLAIINDILDFSKGEAGKLTLESIDFDLRATTEGVVDLLAERAADKGLNLACLFHADVPTALRGDPGKLRQILLNLIGNAIKFAGQGEVVVTVGLVRRTDNEAIVRFEVADTGVGIEAEAQRRLFQPFVQADSSTTRKYGGTGLGLAICKQLVRLMDGQIGVESRVGKGSTFWFTVQFQVTPTTLPPFNTTVTNLKGCRLCVVDDHATNRRVIELYAEKWGASCLSAENGHQALQLLRDAARCHQGCDVAIIDSHMPGMSGLDLAKAVKADPLLAATRLVLLTSRGQRGDAVLARDAGCVAYLTKPVRETQLRECLAAVLNVAPASMTVEGNSGHYVPASNLITRHSLAEARMRDCPRILLAEDNVVNQKVAVRMLEKMGYRVDVVSNGREAVEAVSRVSYAMVLMDCQMPVMDGLRAAAEIRRQEARGVRLPIIAMTANVAVDDRAACLAAGMDDFVSKPVHAQTLAAVLARWCPASGCAGRTDLVARHHREE